One window of the Anolis sagrei isolate rAnoSag1 chromosome 5, rAnoSag1.mat, whole genome shotgun sequence genome contains the following:
- the MRPL1 gene encoding large ribosomal subunit protein uL1m: MAAPVLRCCLRRVLERSPVFSRNDQHSTLLPCFANLLISHRHYAAKPAKKKKSEPQKKPQESEPKKKKKQTSIPLLKEPTDDVYLTWCYERPVYDAEEAVDMLKKFQQLDFTSPNQPVFADITLDLAMDKKKTVEPFVNTVVLPYRLTEEINKVLVFTEKAEDAEIARENGAAFVGGPELIKPIFDGEIQADYYVAVPTMASKILPLRSTLKKKFPKIKNGSVSYDVAEMVRFFKLCHEYELLENDNFIHATIATLDMPNEQIVANLDAIIKDVCKSKPLSYGPFVTRLIIRSSSSEGLDLKLERFLPKGAVKAKVKEAEKEEEKGKEKEEEEDSDDEGEMQKSR; this comes from the exons ATGGCGGCGCCCGTGTTGAGATGCTGCTTGAGAAGAG TTTTAGAACGGAGTCCTGTATTCTCCAGAAATGATCAGCATTCTACATTGCTCCCCTGTTTCGCAAACTTGCTTATTTCACACAGACACTACGCTGCAAA AccggcaaaaaagaaaaaaagtgagcCCCAAAAGAAACCTCAAGAATCAGAgcccaagaaaaaaaagaaacaaaccagCATTCCTTTACTGAAGGAACCAACAGATGATGTTTATTTGACGTGGTGTTATGAGAGGCCAGTTTATGATGCAGAAGAGGCTGTAGATATGCTGAAGAAATTTCAACAGCTGGACTTCACTTCTCCCAACCAGCCCGTATTTGCTGATATTACTCTGGACCTGGCAATGGATAAGAAG AAAACAGTGGAGCCGTTTGTCAATACAGTGGTTCTGCCTTACCGTCTCACTGAGGAGATCAACAAGGTTTTAGTATTTACCGAG AAAGCAGAAGATGCTGAAATAGCAAGAGAAAATGGAGCTGCATTTGTAGGAGGGCCTGAATTAATCAAGCCG ATTTTTGATGGTGAAATCCAGGCGGATTATTATGTTGCTGTGCCTACAATGGCATCTAAGATCTTGCCTCTGAGAAGCACCCTGAAGAAAAAATTCCCAAAGATTAAAAATG GGTCTGTTAGTTATGACGTTGCTGAGATGGTTCGCTTCTTCAAACTGTGCCATGAATATGAACTGCTAGAAAACGATAACTTTATCCATGCTACAATTGCAACG CTGGATATGCCTAATGAACAGATAGTTGCCAATCTGGATGCCATTATTAAGGACGTTTGTAAATCCAAACCTTTGAGCTATG gtCCATTTGTGACACGGTTGATCATTCGAAGCTCAAGCAGTGAAGGCTTAGATTTAAAGTTGGAACGCTTCCTCCCCAAAGGAGCTGTGAAAGCAAAGGTGAAAGAGgcggaaaaagaagaggaaaaaggaaaggaaaaagaagaagaagaagacagtgATGATGAAGGAGAAATGCAAAAGTCTAGATAA